The sequence CCCTGCGACCCGAACATCCTGGACCTCCCCAACCTCTTCGCCTGCGAGGACGACGGAGTGTGCACGCAGATGGGCACGGCGGCAGAACCCGACTGGCGGTGCGCGCCACCCACCCCTCTGGCGGCCGAGTGCACCTTCGACGCGGAGTGCGCGCCGGGCTTGCGCTGCAGCGCCGCCTTCCAGTTCATCACCAGCGGCACCTGCCAGCCCCTCAAGGCCAACGGCCTGGCCTGCGTGCGCGCCTCCGAGTGCGCCACGCTGATCTGCGACACCACGTGCCGCGACGCCACCAACGAAGAGGCGTACTGCGGCGACTGAGCTCAGTGAAGGCGCTCGCGGTCTTCGCCGTCGTCGATGGCCACCACGCGCACCTGCCCGTCTGGGCCACGCTCGATGCGCACCACGCGCCCAACCTCTTCCTCGGGCTCCTTGCGGAACGGGCCGGGCTCGCGTTGGCGGATCTTCGCGGCGAAGCTTGCCGCGAGGTCGTCGGGGTGCGGTGACGACGGGCGACGGTGACGCACGCGGCGCCACCAGAACCCAGGCAGCTTCCACGCGCGCCCGCCATCGAGGCCGTTCAGCGGCAGCAGGTTGATCACCGCGATGATGGCGCTCACGCGGGTGAACACGTGCACCATCCCGGCGCTCGGCGGTCCCAGCACCTCCCGTCGCCCGGGCCCTGGCCCAGGCGCCAGCGACCAGTCCCCAGCAGTGACACGCCGCCAGGCATCGCTGCTTGCGCCAGCACACCGCCCCACGCCCACGATCCACGGCGAGTTCTGGGTAGGCAGTGGGACAGGCCCGCGGTAAGAGCACAGCCCATGGCGGAAGCCGTGCACGTCAGGCTCGTCACCACGCACCGCCCCCCCCCCCCCCCGCCCCCCCACAGTCGCCGCGCCTAGCAGGCCGTGCCCCTGGGTAGCTCGTCGTGCGCGGCCACCAACACGGCCGAAGGTCGGCCAGCCACAGACCAGGAACGAAGTGGAAGGCCCTCGAATCGTGGGAGCATCCCGAGGGGGGACCAAGTCCAGGGAGCGCGTCACGGGCATCCCGCGAGGATGACGCGCACCTGAACGAAGCCGGGGTCGGCTCACCCGGCGGCGCCGTCACCCCTCGTCGCTCAACATGAGGGGCGGGAGTCTCGAGGCCCGAGCGGGCCGCTCCCATGTCGAGGTCAGGCGCCGCGTCGAAACCGGTCGGAGGCTCCCGGCCGCATCACCCGATCGCTCCTGCGGGCGGACTCAGCCCAGCCAGGACCGAACGGAAACGCAAGGGACCTCCTTGGGGAGTCGCATGGGGGGGGCGGGGGCATGGAGTGCGGCCCTTCCGGACCGTCCTCGCTGGTGGCCTCGATCACGCCGCCGAGCTTCGTGTAGAAGCGCAGGGCGCGCTCGTTCTGCACCACGCACTTGAGGCGCACGGGGCCAGGGATGTCGCGCATGGTGGTGCGCAGCAGGCCGAGGCCTGCGCCTTGGCCTTGGTGGGCTTCCACGATGAAGAGGTGATGCAGGAAGCTGTCCTGCAGCCACACACCGCTGAACCCCACGATCTGTCCGGCGAACTCACAGACCAGCACACGCTCGCCGTCCGTGTCCTCGATGAAGTCGGTGCGCTGGTACTGGCTGGGGTCCACCCACGTGAAGGTGTGGCGGCGGCATGTGAGATAGACGTCGGCCAGCGCGTCGCGGTCCGCGAGCGTGGCCACCCGCATGACGTAGCGGCGGCCGGAGTGCGGGGACACGTGCACGACCTGGTCGTGAGCTTCTCGAGGGGTGTGGCGAAGCATGCGAGCGCGCGAAGATAGAAGAAGCAGGCAAGGGACGCGAACGGGACTGATCAACCCTAATGATAACCCGTCCGCTTCGGCCCGCTCCAAGTGGTTGCACCGGTGGGATTCGAACCCACGACCAACCCGTGTTTGACGATAACGACTCTCATTCGGACCGCGCATGCGCGACGGTCAAGTTGCTGAAGGCCGCTTTTTGTTGCTCTACCCGACTGAGCTACGGTGCAGTGAGGATCAAAGGGTCCTCGGACGGACGGCTGGCTCTCCGTACCGTCCGCCCGAGGAGCGTCAGGGGCTCACCCCGTGATGAAGTCCGCCATCACGCGCGGCGCCGCGGTATCGAACCCCACCACGTCGAGCATGCTCGGGTCGTCGGGGGCTGCGATGCTGAACTTGGTCGCGGTCATGCCGACCACGATCAACTTCGCCGCGATGCCCAGCTGCTGGCGGTACTGGTCCAGCGCTTGGTGCGGGTGCACCTTGCCGAACCAGGTCTCGTTGTCGGTGTACACCACGAAGGCGTCCACCTTGGTGCGGGTTCGCGCGGCCCACAGCATGGGCTGCGCGCAGTCCGTGGCGCCCATCGGGACGGCCGCCACGGTTTGGATCACCTGCTCGAGCGACATGCGCGGGTGCAGGTTGAGGGGCACGAGCTCGTGCGAGAAGCCCATCACCATCCAGTTCGGTTCTGCCCGCATGGTGGCCATGGCCATGGCGGCCGAGCCCACGCGCGGGGTGATGCCGGTCATCCCGGCCACCTGCCCGCAACCCATCGAGCCGGACACGTCCAGCGCGAAGAGCATCCGCGCCCCGGTAGCGGGGATCACCCCGAAGGTGAGGTCGAACGCGCTCTCGAGCGCAGCCACCACCTGGGGCACGGGCTTCCACTGCTTTCCACCGCGGACCCCGTGGCCCATGCGGTACGTGTTCAGCGCCACCAGCACCGACAGGGGGTGCACGCGCGCCTTCGCCAAGCGCGTCACGTCGTGAAGACGGGACACGACCAGCCGTGTGCCTTCAGAGCCCTGCGCCAAGACGCCGAGCGTGGTCAAGCGACCCAGGTTGCGCAGCATCGCCGTCATGGGCATCTGCTCGAGCAGCGCGCGCCACACCAACGGCGAGCCGTGGAGCGTGGTGGGCACCATCTCGTGCGTGAGCCCGTGATCGGTGATGAGCTGCGCCGCCCGCGCCTCGTCGGTCTCCCCCTGGAGCTCCTCGAAGGCCAGCACGAGGCGCGGCAGCGCCTCGATCGGGATCGCATCGTAGTGCGTGGTCTTGCCCGAGCGCACCACGGCGCGCGCGCCGAAGCCGTTCGTGCCCGTGGTGAGGTAGCGCAGCACCGCGTCCTGCTCGAGCGAGCGAGGACCCACGGCGCCACCCGCGAGGCGCAGCGCGTCTCGGTGCGAGAAGCCCGCGCGCTGCCGGTACTTGACCACCTGATACGCGAGCGCATCGGGCGTCTTGGCCATGTACCAGCGGCACACCGCCTTGCGGAGGCTACGACCCCAGCCTCGCAGTTCCTGCACCGTGGTGAGGAACTCGAAGAGCTGAGCGCCCGTGCGGCACACGCGCGGCAGTGCCGCGAGGGCCGCCGTGCGCGTCACGTCGTGCGGGTGAGCGCACGCCATGGCCAGCGCGAAGATGGCCGGGCTCTGCTTCGGAGCGCGACCCGCCTCGCTGATGGCGACGATCATCGCCACTGCGCGCACGCCGTCCTCGTCCAGGCAGGCCGCCACACCGCGAGCGTTCGCCAACACCAGCTTCTGCTCACTGGCGTAGTACGTCCCGCCCTCGGCACCGAGGATCAGGAAGCGCTCGAGGCGCGTCCACGGGGACACCACGAAGGCGTACCCGCCGGCCGCGTTGCGGGCCTGCTTGGGCGACGCCGGCTGCGACTGCGGGGTGCTGCCGTGCTTCATGTACTTTGCGTAGCGGGTCATGGCGTGGTCCTCGTTGAATCTCTGCGGAGGACTAGAGCAACGGGCGTGCCATGCGGGATTTGCAGCGATTCTTGGATGAGCGCCCCGAATCGTCCCGCGCAACCGGATATGAATCTATCTGAACGGATACACTCGTTGCCGTTGCGGTCGGTTGACGCGCGGCGCAGTGTGCTCCGCAT comes from Sandaracinaceae bacterium and encodes:
- a CDS encoding GNAT family N-acetyltransferase, which codes for MSPHSGRRYVMRVATLADRDALADVYLTCRRHTFTWVDPSQYQRTDFIEDTDGERVLVCEFAGQIVGFSGVWLQDSFLHHLFIVEAHQGQGAGLGLLRTTMRDIPGPVRLKCVVQNERALRFYTKLGGVIEATSEDGPEGPHSMPPPPPCDSPRRSLAFPFGPGWAESARRSDRVMRPGASDRFRRGA
- a CDS encoding TROVE domain-containing protein, which codes for MTRYAKYMKHGSTPQSQPASPKQARNAAGGYAFVVSPWTRLERFLILGAEGGTYYASEQKLVLANARGVAACLDEDGVRAVAMIVAISEAGRAPKQSPAIFALAMACAHPHDVTRTAALAALPRVCRTGAQLFEFLTTVQELRGWGRSLRKAVCRWYMAKTPDALAYQVVKYRQRAGFSHRDALRLAGGAVGPRSLEQDAVLRYLTTGTNGFGARAVVRSGKTTHYDAIPIEALPRLVLAFEELQGETDEARAAQLITDHGLTHEMVPTTLHGSPLVWRALLEQMPMTAMLRNLGRLTTLGVLAQGSEGTRLVVSRLHDVTRLAKARVHPLSVLVALNTYRMGHGVRGGKQWKPVPQVVAALESAFDLTFGVIPATGARMLFALDVSGSMGCGQVAGMTGITPRVGSAAMAMATMRAEPNWMVMGFSHELVPLNLHPRMSLEQVIQTVAAVPMGATDCAQPMLWAARTRTKVDAFVVYTDNETWFGKVHPHQALDQYRQQLGIAAKLIVVGMTATKFSIAAPDDPSMLDVVGFDTAAPRVMADFITG